The proteins below are encoded in one region of Neisseria macacae ATCC 33926:
- the cysS gene encoding cysteine--tRNA ligase, which translates to MTTIYNTLTRQKEPFTPIDPKNVRMYVCGMTVYDYCHLGHARVMVVFDMIARWLREYGYPLTYVRNITDIDDKIIARAAENGETIGELTARFIQAMHEDADALGVLRPDIEPKATENIPQMIAMIETLIQNGKAYPAANGDVYYAVREFAAYGQLSGKSLDDLRAGERVEVDGFKRDPLDFVLWKAAKAGEPAWESPWGNGRPGWHIECSAMSENLFGDTFDIHGGGADLQFPHHENEIAQSVGATGHTCGHDHAQTHHGQSIASHVKYWLHNGFIRVDGEKMSKSLGNFFTIREVLKQYDPEVVRFFILRAHYRSPLNYSDAHLDDAKGALTRLYTTLKNTPAAAFELSENANDYTRRFYAAMNDDFGTVEAVAVLFELAGEVNKTNDVHLAGCLKALGGIIGLLQRDPTEFLQGGAVSDGLSNEEIEDLIAQRKQARADKNWAESDRIRDLLNEHKIILEDNAGGTTWRRG; encoded by the coding sequence ATGACCACAATCTACAACACCCTGACCCGTCAAAAAGAACCCTTCACCCCCATCGACCCTAAAAACGTGCGTATGTACGTTTGCGGCATGACCGTTTACGACTACTGCCATTTAGGCCATGCCCGCGTGATGGTTGTGTTCGACATGATTGCCCGCTGGCTGCGCGAGTACGGCTATCCGCTTACTTATGTACGCAACATCACCGACATCGACGACAAAATCATTGCCCGTGCGGCTGAAAACGGCGAAACCATCGGCGAACTGACCGCGCGCTTCATTCAGGCCATGCACGAAGATGCCGATGCTTTGGGCGTATTGCGTCCCGACATCGAGCCGAAGGCGACAGAAAACATTCCGCAAATGATTGCGATGATTGAAACCCTGATTCAAAACGGCAAGGCATACCCTGCCGCAAACGGCGACGTTTACTACGCCGTGCGCGAGTTTGCCGCTTACGGACAATTATCAGGTAAATCGTTGGACGACCTGCGCGCAGGCGAGCGCGTGGAAGTGGACGGTTTTAAACGTGATCCTCTTGATTTTGTCTTATGGAAAGCGGCGAAAGCAGGCGAGCCGGCATGGGAAAGCCCGTGGGGCAACGGACGTCCGGGCTGGCATATCGAATGCTCCGCCATGAGTGAAAACCTGTTCGGCGACACTTTCGACATCCACGGCGGCGGCGCGGATTTGCAATTCCCGCACCACGAAAACGAAATTGCTCAAAGTGTCGGCGCGACAGGCCATACCTGCGGCCACGACCACGCTCAAACCCACCACGGTCAAAGTATCGCCAGCCACGTCAAATACTGGCTGCACAACGGCTTTATCCGTGTGGACGGCGAAAAAATGTCCAAATCGCTGGGCAACTTCTTCACCATCCGCGAAGTGTTGAAACAATACGACCCCGAAGTCGTGCGCTTCTTCATCCTGCGCGCCCACTACCGCAGCCCGCTGAATTACTCCGACGCGCATTTGGACGACGCAAAAGGTGCGCTGACCCGTCTGTACACTACGTTGAAAAACACCCCTGCCGCCGCGTTCGAATTGTCCGAAAACGCCAATGACTACACCCGCCGCTTCTACGCCGCCATGAACGACGATTTCGGTACGGTCGAAGCCGTTGCCGTGTTGTTTGAACTGGCAGGCGAAGTGAACAAAACCAATGATGTACACCTCGCCGGCTGCCTGAAAGCCTTGGGTGGCATCATCGGTCTGCTGCAACGCGATCCGACCGAGTTCCTGCAAGGCGGCGCGGTTTCAGACGGCCTCTCCAACGAAGAAATCGAAGACTTAATCGCCCAGCGCAAACAAGCGCGCGCCGATAAAAACTGGGCAGAGTCCGACCGCATCCGCGACCTTCTGAACGAACACAAAATCATTCTGGAAGACAACGCCGGCGGTACGACTTGGCGGCGCGGCTAA
- a CDS encoding thiol:disulfide interchange protein DsbA/DsbL, with protein MKLKTLTLATALLALTACDNKVQTSVPADSAPAASAASAAPVALVEGLNYTTLSTPIPQQQAGKVEVLEFFGYFCPHCAHLEPVLSKHVKTFKDDTYLRTEHVVWGDEMKPLARLAAAVDMAVADTKDIANSHIFDAMVNQKVKLQDPETLKKWLAEQTAFDGKKVLAAYESPESQTRADKMAELTNTYKIDGTPTVIVGGKYKVEFADWESGMKTIDLLADKVREEQKTAK; from the coding sequence ATGAAACTGAAAACCCTTACCCTTGCTACTGCTCTGCTGGCCCTGACCGCCTGCGACAACAAAGTCCAAACCAGCGTCCCCGCCGACAGTGCGCCTGCGGCTTCAGCAGCCTCCGCTGCGCCTGTCGCTTTAGTTGAGGGGCTTAACTACACCACACTCAGCACCCCCATTCCTCAGCAGCAGGCAGGTAAAGTCGAAGTCCTCGAATTTTTCGGCTACTTCTGTCCGCACTGCGCCCACCTCGAACCCGTTTTGAGCAAACACGTCAAAACCTTTAAAGACGACACCTACCTTCGTACTGAACACGTTGTTTGGGGTGATGAGATGAAACCGTTGGCGCGCCTTGCTGCCGCCGTCGATATGGCGGTCGCAGACACCAAAGACATTGCAAACAGCCATATCTTTGATGCTATGGTTAATCAGAAAGTCAAACTGCAAGACCCTGAAACCCTCAAAAAATGGTTGGCCGAGCAAACCGCTTTTGACGGCAAAAAAGTCCTCGCCGCCTACGAATCCCCTGAAAGCCAAACCCGCGCAGACAAAATGGCAGAGCTGACCAATACCTACAAAATCGACGGCACGCCTACCGTCATTGTCGGCGGCAAATACAAAGTCGAATTTGCCGACTGGGAATCAGGTATGAAAACCATAGACCTGCTTGCAGACAAAGTACGCGAAGAACAAAAAACTGCCAAATAA
- a CDS encoding roadblock/LC7 domain-containing protein gives MQQLLISVLSDLNNTSPDITASAVISTDGLPIATMLPSHLNADRVGAMSATLLALGNRSVHELACGELDQVMVKGKTGYILLSQAGDNAVLALMAKESGKLGLILLDAKRAAKHIAEIL, from the coding sequence ATGCAACAATTATTAATCTCTGTGTTGAGTGATTTAAATAATACTTCTCCCGATATTACAGCTTCAGCTGTAATATCGACTGATGGTTTGCCAATTGCTACAATGCTTCCATCACATTTGAATGCGGACAGAGTTGGTGCTATGTCTGCAACATTGTTGGCATTGGGCAACCGTTCAGTGCATGAGCTGGCATGTGGTGAGTTGGATCAAGTGATGGTCAAAGGTAAAACAGGTTATATTCTGTTGAGTCAAGCAGGTGATAATGCAGTATTGGCACTGATGGCGAAGGAAAGCGGTAAGCTGGGTTTGATCTTGCTGGATGCTAAACGTGCTGCTAAACATATTGCAGAAATTTTATAA
- a CDS encoding restriction endonuclease: MSSNPFSLQENDIIKRSELHDQYGGNRQSGIAASAKTPNIFLFTHPEKGENHGYYDRWDEKGTTLFYCGEGQRGDQRMINGNKALLDHKQTGKAIRVFANDTLNAHVRYIGEFTLDDHQPYIVKKAHATNNGPERNVFEFCLHKKSK; encoded by the coding sequence ATGTCTTCCAACCCTTTCTCTTTACAAGAAAACGATATTATTAAGCGTTCAGAATTGCATGACCAATATGGCGGCAATAGACAAAGTGGTATTGCTGCTTCGGCAAAAACACCCAATATCTTCCTTTTTACTCACCCAGAAAAAGGCGAAAACCACGGCTATTATGATCGCTGGGATGAGAAGGGAACTACCCTATTTTATTGTGGTGAAGGGCAACGTGGTGATCAGCGTATGATAAATGGGAATAAAGCTCTCTTGGATCATAAACAGACAGGAAAAGCCATCCGTGTCTTTGCCAATGACACACTAAATGCTCATGTCCGATACATTGGTGAATTTACATTAGATGATCATCAGCCTTATATAGTTAAAAAAGCACATGCAACTAATAATGGCCCAGAACGAAACGTATTTGAATTCTGCTTGCACAAAAAATCCAAATAA
- a CDS encoding GTP-binding protein, whose product MKENKIIFTGPVGVGKTTAISALSDEPPVQTDASASDMTLVRKGYTTVAMDYGVIHLDEEVKVHLYGTPGQERFNFMWEILSQGSMGLVLLLDNTRTNPLKDLQFFLEAFRELLKTAPLVVGVTKMDIRSLPSVDVYQKYLAQNNFNVPVFEIDARREDDVKQLVSAMLFSIDPGLEV is encoded by the coding sequence ATGAAAGAAAATAAAATTATCTTTACCGGTCCGGTTGGAGTAGGTAAAACAACAGCAATTTCTGCGTTATCAGATGAGCCGCCTGTACAAACAGATGCATCTGCATCAGATATGACGCTGGTTCGTAAGGGGTATACCACCGTAGCAATGGATTATGGTGTGATCCATTTGGATGAAGAAGTCAAAGTTCATTTATATGGTACACCGGGGCAAGAACGTTTTAACTTTATGTGGGAAATTCTAAGCCAGGGTAGTATGGGATTGGTATTGCTTTTGGATAATACACGAACAAACCCATTGAAGGATTTACAATTCTTCTTGGAAGCATTCCGAGAATTATTGAAAACAGCGCCATTAGTAGTAGGCGTTACTAAAATGGATATTCGTTCATTGCCAAGCGTTGATGTATATCAGAAATATTTAGCACAAAATAATTTTAATGTACCGGTTTTTGAGATTGATGCTCGTAGAGAAGATGATGTCAAACAATTGGTTAGCGCAATGTTGTTCTCAATTGATCCGGGTTTAGAGGTATAA
- the obgE gene encoding GTPase ObgE, translating to MKFIDEAKIEVAAGKGGNGATSFRREKFVPRGGPDGGDGGKGGSVWAEADENTNTLVEYRFVKRYQAKNGEKGHGSDRYGAGADDIVLKMPVGTLIRDLDTDEIVADLTHHGQRVCLAKGGKGGLGNIHFKSSVNRAPKQSTPGEEGETRSLQLELKVLADVGLLGMPNAGKSTLITAVSAARPKIANYPFTTLHPNLGVVRIDENHSFVMADIPGLIEGAAEGAGLGHRFLKHLSRTGLLLHVVDLAPFDETVNPAEEALAIINELRKYDEELYGKPRWLVLNKLDMLDEEEAQTRTAAFLEAIGWDYPKPDDRFQFDMETPRLFQISALTHQGTQELVHQINQYLTEKKRIEAEKADAEQAAANVEIAEQQPKTDTGVFKPE from the coding sequence ATGAAATTCATCGACGAAGCAAAAATCGAAGTCGCCGCAGGCAAAGGCGGTAATGGCGCAACCAGTTTCCGCCGCGAAAAATTCGTACCGCGCGGCGGTCCTGACGGCGGCGACGGTGGCAAAGGCGGCAGCGTCTGGGCAGAAGCCGACGAAAACACCAACACCCTCGTCGAATACCGCTTCGTCAAACGCTACCAAGCCAAAAACGGCGAAAAAGGCCACGGCTCCGACCGCTACGGCGCAGGTGCGGACGACATCGTCCTCAAAATGCCCGTCGGCACCCTTATCCGCGACCTCGACACCGACGAAATCGTCGCCGACCTCACCCACCACGGCCAGCGCGTCTGTCTCGCCAAAGGCGGCAAAGGCGGTTTGGGCAATATCCACTTCAAATCGTCCGTCAACCGCGCCCCCAAACAATCCACGCCCGGAGAAGAAGGAGAAACCCGTTCTCTGCAACTCGAACTCAAAGTCCTCGCCGATGTCGGCTTATTAGGCATGCCCAACGCCGGTAAATCCACCCTGATTACCGCCGTATCCGCCGCGCGCCCCAAAATCGCCAACTATCCCTTCACTACCCTGCATCCGAACTTAGGCGTCGTACGCATCGACGAAAACCACAGCTTCGTCATGGCAGACATCCCCGGCCTGATTGAAGGCGCGGCAGAAGGTGCAGGTCTCGGTCATCGTTTCCTCAAACACTTATCGCGCACCGGCCTGCTGCTGCACGTCGTCGATTTGGCGCCCTTCGACGAAACCGTCAACCCCGCCGAAGAAGCCCTTGCCATCATCAACGAATTGCGCAAATACGACGAAGAACTCTACGGCAAACCGCGCTGGCTCGTGCTGAACAAACTCGACATGCTCGATGAAGAAGAAGCCCAAACGCGCACCGCCGCCTTCCTCGAAGCCATCGGCTGGGATTACCCCAAACCAGATGACCGCTTCCAATTCGACATGGAAACCCCGCGCCTCTTCCAAATCAGCGCACTGACCCACCAAGGCACGCAGGAGTTGGTACACCAAATCAACCAATATCTGACTGAGAAAAAACGCATCGAAGCTGAAAAAGCCGATGCGGAACAGGCAGCGGCAAATGTTGAGATTGCCGAGCAACAGCCTAAAACGGATACAGGTGTGTTTAAGCCCGAGTAA
- a CDS encoding acyltransferase: MENRMSIKIKMCSWLLRGLGGMLPQSYMRVIGPPSQKIRSFLASGISSHIGKNVNIEKGAYVMPDTVIGDNSGVGVNCEICYGLTIGNNVMMGPECLFYSNNHKFNRETLKYEGYTEINPIVIEDDVWIGRRAIIMGGVRVGKGAVIGAGAVVTKDVPPYCVAAGNPAVIKKNLLED, encoded by the coding sequence ATGGAAAATCGGATGAGTATTAAAATAAAAATGTGTTCTTGGCTGCTGCGCGGACTGGGCGGAATGTTGCCTCAGTCTTATATGAGGGTTATAGGACCGCCTTCTCAAAAAATCAGATCTTTCCTTGCATCGGGAATTTCCTCGCATATCGGCAAAAACGTCAATATTGAAAAAGGTGCGTATGTCATGCCGGATACGGTGATCGGCGATAACTCGGGGGTCGGTGTCAATTGCGAAATATGCTACGGTCTGACGATAGGAAATAATGTCATGATGGGGCCGGAATGTTTGTTTTATTCCAATAATCACAAGTTTAATCGTGAGACTTTGAAATATGAGGGCTATACGGAAATCAATCCGATTGTGATTGAGGATGATGTTTGGATCGGACGGCGCGCGATTATTATGGGCGGAGTCCGAGTAGGAAAAGGAGCAGTCATCGGCGCAGGGGCTGTGGTAACCAAAGATGTGCCGCCGTATTGCGTCGCCGCTGGGAATCCTGCGGTCATCAAGAAGAACCTGTTAGAAGATTAA
- a CDS encoding zeta toxin family protein, with protein sequence MLNNRPKAIFYCGANGSGKSTLRQFNQDRVSLVIDSDHIAAEINPEMPRLADMEAGKTALRLFRQALDNQISFSMESTLSGKSALTRIQTANAAGFYVILNYIGLATPELNIRRMQERVASGGHWIAPELILKRYYTSLQNLYTALPFADESFIFDNSSVYPQLQIWINQHQYLKNKHLVDWVQPIEQTILSNGLIFDSFLSHA encoded by the coding sequence ATGTTAAACAACCGGCCTAAAGCGATTTTTTACTGTGGTGCTAACGGTTCGGGCAAATCTACCCTGCGCCAATTCAATCAAGATCGTGTCTCGTTAGTGATTGATTCTGACCATATCGCAGCAGAAATTAACCCTGAAATGCCTCGCTTAGCTGATATGGAAGCGGGAAAAACTGCATTGCGCTTATTCCGTCAAGCGTTAGATAATCAAATTTCTTTTTCCATGGAATCGACCTTATCCGGCAAATCCGCCCTTACCCGCATTCAAACAGCTAATGCCGCTGGATTTTATGTCATACTCAATTATATCGGTCTTGCTACGCCCGAATTAAATATTCGACGCATGCAAGAGCGTGTCGCAAGCGGCGGGCATTGGATAGCCCCTGAATTAATTCTCAAACGCTACTATACAAGCCTGCAAAACCTTTATACTGCATTACCATTTGCCGACGAAAGTTTTATTTTTGATAACTCATCGGTTTATCCACAGCTACAAATATGGATAAATCAACATCAATATTTGAAAAACAAACATTTAGTCGATTGGGTACAGCCAATCGAGCAAACCATACTTTCAAATGGATTAATTTTTGATTCGTTCCTATCTCATGCATAA
- the rpmE gene encoding 50S ribosomal protein L31, whose translation MKQGIHPNYHEINVTCSCGNKFVTKSALEKDSFNIEVCSLCHPFYTGTQKIVDTTGRVDKFNNKFGNLFKR comes from the coding sequence ATGAAACAAGGTATCCACCCTAATTACCACGAAATCAACGTTACCTGCTCCTGCGGTAACAAATTCGTCACCAAATCCGCTCTGGAAAAAGACAGCTTCAACATCGAGGTTTGCTCTTTGTGCCATCCGTTCTACACCGGTACTCAAAAAATCGTCGACACTACCGGTCGCGTGGATAAATTCAATAACAAATTCGGCAACCTGTTCAAACGCTAA